The following are from one region of the Cystobacter ferrugineus genome:
- a CDS encoding FHA domain-containing protein, which yields MPPNRRDSSRHPSTTSARARPPVEEAEDMEASEEEQEGDAAPAEDDEAYDEEQSFQEEEDDNPDATRAGPPLTLEIIEGPDRGRRKRFRGVRMVIGRGVDCELTLGDQSVSRRHVELVYGGETGVMLRDLVSGNGTRVNDERVEEVRLNHDDIITIGRTSIRFVDELERIRRKRQEEEEAERKEKEEAERRALEEEEARKKAEEEAEEARKKAEEEEEARKKAEEEAKEKAAAKALPPKPPPRDPLRLMVAGVLVLVLALVGGGVLFFKHGSSEPPALTPKQIRAQTLLQDARNAFRRGDYAEAVDLAEQADGLAPGMDAENFLAAARKELSIVKAFDEVRALMGAFEFAKARELLVATPPGTATKTAEARVKLEDELAKAELAYQMKQVEAALEARDVTTAHMLISKLPADRQPPYLARVAELESVLAQEAVDAELQENNRRAAAARQAQAQREAFVLTAFSPVQQRFDAGDYSRAVLECDRVIEQHAADKEIRERARLLKKLIPQFARFYEDAQRKVNSNALESAARPLRLAADLYRQIGFKGSVGDTLRGQLVQSSVVAGKAALARNDLPAAAGFFQEAVRLNPEDPRAREGQAALQTRLEDIYRQAYIQRDRNPERSLEAFRMIAELAAEGSMLKTQAQEKLQETTP from the coding sequence ATGCCTCCCAATCGACGTGACTCCTCTCGCCATCCGTCCACCACCTCCGCCCGGGCCCGGCCTCCCGTCGAGGAGGCCGAGGATATGGAGGCCTCGGAGGAGGAGCAGGAGGGGGACGCGGCACCCGCGGAGGACGATGAGGCCTACGACGAGGAGCAGTCCTTCCAGGAGGAGGAGGACGACAATCCGGATGCCACGCGGGCCGGGCCGCCGTTGACGCTGGAGATCATCGAGGGGCCGGATCGGGGCCGGCGCAAGCGCTTCCGGGGCGTGCGCATGGTCATCGGCCGGGGCGTGGACTGTGAGCTGACGCTCGGGGATCAGTCCGTGTCGCGCCGCCACGTGGAGCTGGTGTACGGCGGCGAGACGGGGGTGATGCTGCGCGACCTGGTCAGCGGCAACGGCACCCGGGTGAACGACGAGCGCGTGGAGGAGGTCCGCCTCAACCACGACGACATCATCACCATTGGCCGCACCAGCATCCGCTTCGTCGACGAGCTGGAGCGCATCCGGCGCAAGCGGCAGGAGGAAGAGGAGGCCGAGCGCAAGGAGAAGGAGGAGGCCGAGCGCCGCGCGCTCGAGGAGGAGGAGGCCCGGAAGAAGGCCGAGGAGGAGGCGGAGGAGGCCCGGAAGAAGGCCGAGGAAGAGGAGGAGGCCCGGAAGAAGGCCGAGGAGGAGGCCAAGGAGAAGGCGGCGGCCAAGGCGCTCCCTCCGAAGCCACCCCCGCGCGACCCCTTGCGGCTGATGGTCGCCGGTGTGCTCGTGCTGGTGCTCGCGCTCGTGGGGGGCGGGGTGCTCTTCTTCAAGCACGGCTCCTCGGAGCCTCCCGCCCTCACGCCCAAGCAGATTCGCGCCCAGACCCTGTTGCAGGACGCGCGCAACGCCTTCCGGCGCGGCGACTACGCGGAGGCGGTGGACCTGGCCGAGCAGGCCGACGGGCTGGCGCCGGGCATGGACGCGGAGAACTTCCTGGCGGCTGCCCGCAAGGAGCTGTCCATCGTGAAGGCCTTCGACGAGGTGCGCGCGCTCATGGGGGCCTTCGAGTTCGCCAAGGCGCGTGAGCTGCTCGTGGCGACACCCCCGGGCACCGCGACGAAGACCGCGGAGGCGCGGGTGAAGCTCGAGGACGAGCTGGCCAAGGCCGAGCTCGCCTACCAGATGAAGCAGGTGGAGGCCGCGCTGGAGGCCCGGGACGTGACCACGGCGCACATGCTCATCTCCAAGCTGCCCGCGGATCGTCAGCCGCCCTACCTGGCCCGGGTGGCGGAGCTGGAGTCGGTGCTCGCCCAGGAAGCCGTGGACGCGGAGCTCCAGGAGAACAACCGCCGGGCCGCCGCCGCCCGTCAGGCCCAGGCCCAGCGCGAGGCGTTCGTCCTCACCGCCTTCAGCCCCGTGCAGCAGCGCTTCGACGCGGGGGACTACTCGCGCGCGGTGCTCGAGTGTGATCGGGTCATCGAGCAGCACGCGGCCGACAAGGAGATCCGCGAGCGGGCCCGGTTGCTCAAGAAGCTCATTCCCCAGTTCGCCCGCTTCTACGAGGATGCCCAGCGCAAGGTGAACTCCAACGCGCTGGAGTCCGCGGCGCGCCCCCTGCGCCTGGCGGCGGACCTCTACCGGCAGATCGGCTTCAAGGGCTCCGTGGGGGACACGCTCCGCGGCCAGCTCGTGCAGTCCTCCGTGGTCGCGGGCAAGGCGGCCCTGGCGCGCAATGATCTACCCGCCGCGGCCGGCTTCTTCCAGGAGGCCGTGCGCCTCAACCCGGAGGACCCCCGGGCCCGGGAGGGACAGGCCGCCCTGCAGACGCGGCTGGAGGACATCTACCGGCAGGCCTACATCCAGCGGGACCGGAATCCCGAGCGCTCCCTGGAGGCTTTCCGGATGATCGCCGAGCTGGCCGCCGAGGGATCGATGCTGAAGACCCAGGCCCAGGAGAAACTTCAGGAGACGACCCCGTAG
- a CDS encoding cyclic nucleotide-binding domain-containing protein produces the protein MNESSLRELGWDLLEDRQFERALAVFAESVRRVPADHRSRMMAARCLAELGERERAVTVYHACAEGLLRRDYLLSAMAACKLGLELAPQERRLRDTLVRLHARASRSAAGRASVPPPLPPETLYDGKVETDLMGMVGEELSDRAIEVLAAPDPGGSANPGDRPPLPLFAELELDAFIDLVMRMSYRSIKADEVVSAENDSPDRLYVLVAGKAEVTRQVGEEARTLGFLGGGSIFGELSLLTGAPSTATVTAVVDMEVFEVRREHLNAVAKSHPSVPQVLAQFAHKRMERNLIATSPLFQPMPESERAALLQRFDFRALQAGEKVLVEGEHSPGLFLVLAGELVVQKEDPAGGIVRLGVLREGEVAGEISLLTGLRATATVVSARKTAAAFLARAAFHELVKKYPHIQKYLEQLSDRRLKQIGEALRPAEILDADELLEVDAPGAGSVG, from the coding sequence ATGAACGAGTCGTCGTTGCGGGAACTGGGGTGGGATCTGCTGGAGGATCGGCAGTTCGAGCGGGCTCTGGCGGTGTTCGCCGAGTCGGTGCGACGGGTACCCGCGGACCACCGTTCGCGGATGATGGCGGCGCGCTGCCTGGCGGAGCTGGGCGAGCGCGAGCGGGCCGTCACCGTGTACCACGCGTGCGCCGAGGGCCTGTTGCGGCGCGACTATCTGCTGTCCGCCATGGCGGCGTGCAAGCTGGGACTGGAGCTGGCGCCCCAGGAGCGGCGCCTGCGCGACACGCTGGTGCGGCTGCATGCACGCGCCTCGCGCAGCGCGGCCGGGCGCGCCTCGGTGCCGCCGCCGCTGCCGCCCGAGACGCTCTATGACGGCAAGGTGGAGACGGACCTGATGGGCATGGTGGGCGAGGAGCTGAGCGACCGCGCCATCGAGGTGCTCGCCGCGCCGGACCCCGGAGGCAGCGCCAACCCCGGAGACCGGCCCCCCCTGCCGCTCTTCGCCGAGCTGGAGCTGGACGCCTTCATCGACCTCGTCATGCGCATGAGCTACCGCTCCATCAAGGCCGACGAGGTGGTGAGCGCCGAGAACGACAGCCCCGACCGGCTGTACGTCCTCGTCGCCGGCAAGGCCGAGGTGACGCGGCAGGTGGGCGAGGAGGCCCGGACGCTGGGCTTCCTCGGGGGCGGCTCCATCTTCGGCGAGCTGTCGTTGCTCACCGGCGCGCCCTCCACGGCCACCGTGACGGCCGTGGTGGACATGGAGGTCTTCGAGGTGCGCCGCGAGCACCTCAACGCGGTGGCCAAGAGTCACCCCTCGGTGCCGCAGGTGCTGGCGCAGTTCGCGCACAAGCGCATGGAGCGCAACCTCATCGCCACCTCGCCCCTGTTCCAGCCCATGCCCGAGTCCGAGCGCGCCGCGCTCCTGCAGCGCTTCGACTTCCGCGCGCTCCAGGCCGGGGAGAAGGTGCTGGTGGAGGGCGAGCACTCTCCGGGCCTCTTCCTCGTGCTGGCCGGTGAGCTGGTGGTGCAGAAGGAGGACCCGGCGGGCGGCATCGTGCGCCTGGGCGTGCTGCGCGAGGGCGAGGTGGCCGGGGAGATCTCCCTGCTCACGGGCCTGCGCGCCACGGCCACCGTGGTGTCCGCGCGCAAGACGGCGGCCGCCTTCCTCGCGCGCGCGGCCTTCCATGAGCTGGTGAAGAAGTACCCGCACATCCAGAAGTACCTCGAGCAGCTCTCCGACCGCCGGCTCAAGCAGATCGGCGAGGCGTTGCGGCCCGCGGAGATCCTCGACGCGGACGAGCTGCTGGAAGTGGATGCGCCGGGTGCCGGGAGCGTGGGATGA